The Rhodothermales bacterium genome includes a window with the following:
- a CDS encoding OmpA family protein — protein MAKIEEEPAPSAPFWLVTYGDMVTLLLTFFVMIVAMSEIKKDKMMEAMSYFNGRNSVFNNAQPVPVIPQKDPKEIEEEKREQADRVEALIDFIETEGLQGSVQVNYEESTVHIVITDSVMFSSGSSQLLGTAQRVLAKVAGVAADTSNTLTVIGHTDNIPIRTSAFPSNWELSASRAASVVRFLLTQSSALPADHYQAIGRGEFQPVATNRTPDGRSRNRRIELLISLNQWQNQTQQKEREVLTP, from the coding sequence ATGGCCAAGATAGAAGAAGAACCCGCCCCATCCGCCCCGTTCTGGCTGGTGACCTATGGGGACATGGTGACGCTGCTGCTGACGTTTTTCGTGATGATCGTCGCCATGTCCGAGATCAAGAAGGATAAGATGATGGAGGCGATGAGTTACTTCAATGGGCGAAACAGCGTGTTTAATAACGCCCAGCCGGTGCCGGTCATCCCCCAGAAGGATCCTAAAGAGATTGAGGAGGAGAAACGCGAACAGGCGGATCGGGTGGAGGCGCTAATTGACTTCATAGAGACGGAAGGGTTGCAAGGGAGCGTCCAGGTGAACTACGAAGAGTCGACCGTGCACATCGTGATCACCGACTCGGTCATGTTTTCCTCCGGCAGCTCGCAACTGCTGGGCACGGCGCAGCGGGTGCTGGCCAAAGTTGCGGGGGTGGCCGCGGATACCAGCAACACGCTTACGGTGATCGGGCACACGGATAACATTCCGATTCGCACGTCCGCCTTCCCGTCCAACTGGGAGCTTTCGGCGTCCCGCGCGGCGTCCGTGGTTCGGTTCTTGCTGACGCAGTCCTCAGCCCTGCCGGCGGACCATTATCAGGCCATCGGAAGGGGTGAATTCCAGCCTGTGGCCACCAACCGAACCCCGGATGGCCGTAGCCGGAATCGTCGCATCGAACTCCTAATTAGTTTGAACCAATGGCAGAATCAGACGCAGCAAAAGGAGCGGGAGGTACTGACCCCATAG
- a CDS encoding flagellar basal body-associated FliL family protein, translating into MILLPILLVSAGGGAYLSYANYPTIAQMVYNFGIEEEGSAEEEAGGEDAGIQYGEFLELTDIIVNPADSNGRRLLMVSLGIESIEPTLLESITAREMVVRDTIIKILGRRTVEDLAAIEQRNVIKGELLQAVNGVLTEGQISRLYFTQYVLQ; encoded by the coding sequence ATGATCTTGTTGCCCATCCTGCTGGTATCCGCCGGCGGCGGCGCCTATCTGTCGTACGCGAATTACCCGACCATCGCGCAGATGGTGTACAATTTCGGCATCGAAGAAGAGGGCTCGGCGGAAGAAGAGGCCGGCGGGGAGGATGCCGGGATCCAGTACGGCGAGTTTTTGGAGCTGACCGATATCATCGTCAACCCGGCCGACTCAAACGGCCGCCGGCTGCTGATGGTAAGCCTTGGCATCGAGTCCATCGAGCCCACGCTGCTCGAAAGCATCACTGCCCGCGAGATGGTCGTCCGCGACACCATCATCAAGATCCTGGGCCGGCGTACGGTGGAGGACCTGGCCGCCATCGAACAACGCAACGTCATCAAGGGCGAGTTGCTCCAGGCCGTGAATGGCGTCCTGACGGAAGGCCAGATCAGCCGGCTATATTTCACACAGTACGTCCTCCAGTAA
- the fliM gene encoding flagellar motor switch protein FliM: MSKLLNQNEIDALLGVSDENEAKNLDLDELNSLLLADLHRNVSPYNFKRPRLFSQDQMRVMNQVHEAFARDLSVYLSAQLRTIVEITLTAMDQVLYSEFVMSSAHPSALFVVEVVDRGQQLVFEMDPRLVIFTIEKLFGGPGRFLRKPRETSQIEQRIMSKVMARAFQELEKAWSQVAEMQFKETAFESNAEFVQIIPGSEPAIIGTFEVRVYEHHSFMNVCYPYIMLERVLGRAGMKQWLTSATSEVGKDVRDEYNFTLRTMDVTMRAELGKATLSITDLMGLTEGDVILLKNRADEPIQVFVGELPKFRASAGKSGNQRAIRVVDVLPTDLLGTSNHD, encoded by the coding sequence ATGTCCAAACTGCTCAATCAGAACGAGATCGATGCCCTCCTGGGCGTGAGCGATGAGAACGAGGCCAAAAATCTGGACCTCGACGAACTCAATTCACTCCTGCTTGCGGATCTTCACCGCAACGTCAGTCCCTACAATTTTAAACGTCCGCGTCTGTTCTCCCAGGATCAGATGCGTGTGATGAACCAGGTGCATGAGGCGTTCGCCCGCGACCTGTCGGTGTACCTCTCCGCGCAACTCCGCACCATCGTCGAGATCACGCTGACCGCGATGGACCAGGTGCTCTACTCAGAGTTCGTGATGTCCAGCGCGCACCCGTCGGCGTTATTCGTCGTCGAGGTGGTGGACCGCGGACAGCAGTTGGTGTTCGAGATGGACCCGCGGCTCGTGATCTTCACGATCGAGAAGCTGTTCGGCGGGCCGGGTCGATTCCTGCGGAAGCCGCGGGAGACCTCGCAAATCGAGCAACGAATCATGAGCAAGGTGATGGCGCGCGCCTTCCAGGAGTTAGAGAAGGCGTGGTCGCAGGTGGCCGAGATGCAGTTCAAGGAAACGGCCTTCGAATCCAACGCCGAGTTCGTGCAGATCATCCCCGGCTCCGAGCCGGCGATCATCGGCACCTTCGAGGTGCGGGTCTACGAACACCACTCGTTCATGAACGTCTGTTACCCGTACATCATGCTCGAACGGGTGCTGGGACGCGCCGGCATGAAGCAATGGCTTACCAGCGCGACCTCTGAAGTGGGCAAAGACGTACGCGACGAATACAACTTCACGCTCCGGACTATGGACGTGACCATGCGCGCCGAGCTGGGTAAAGCGACTCTGAGCATCACCGACCTGATGGGCCTGACGGAGGGAGATGTGATTTTACTTAAGAACAGAGCCGACGAGCCGATACAGGTATTCGTAGGAGAACTGCCAAAATTCAGGGCTAGCGCGGGCAAATCTGGCAATCA